The genomic interval GAGCTTTCCGGTGCCGTGCCGCTCAAGGCCGGGGAGGGCCGCACCTTCTATGCGGTCGGTGGAACGTGGCGGGCACTGGCGCGGATTCACATCATCCAGAGCGGCTACCCGCTTCGCGTCATGCACGGCTATTCCATTCCCGCCGCCGACGCGCTCGATTTCGCCAGGCGACTGCGTCGTCTGGCGGCGTCCGATACGCTGGCGGATATCGACGCGGTCGCCGAGGCACGGCAGCCACTGCTGACTTATGCCGCTCTTGTGCTGGAATATATCATCCGGATCGCGAAGCCGAAGACCATCGTGTTTTCGACCTATGGCGTCCGCGAGGGCCTGCTTTATTCGATGCTGCCCGCCGCCGAACGGTCCAGGGATGGATTGATCTGCGCCGCGCAAACGCTGAACGGCCTGCTCTCGCGTTCGGCGCGTCATGCCGAAGAACTGATCGGATGGACCGATCGGCTGATCCGGATCGGAAAGCTGCCGGAGGCCGAAGACGATCGCCGGCTGCGTCACGCCGCCTGCCTACTCTCGGACATTGGCTGGCGCATCCATCCCGACTATCGCGGCGAGCAGACGCTCAATCTGATTATGAACGGCAATTTCGGCGACATCGACCATCAAGGCCGGACCTTCGTCGCGCTGTCGGTGTATTACCGTTATGCCGGGTTGAATGAGGTCAACGAACCGTCCCTCGTGGTGCGCGAGCTGGTGACGCCTGCCATGAACGAGAGAGCCCGCATTCTCGGCGCAGCCTTTCGCGTCGCGCATCTGATCTCGGCGGCCAGGCCTGGTGTATTGCCCGCGACGCATTTCAGGAGCAGCGGCCGCAAGCTGAAGCTTGTGTTCGAACACCGGCTGGTCGATCTGGTCGCGGATCGCGTCGGCGGTCGGTTCAAGCAACTGGCGCGTTTCATCGGTCGCTCGGGTTCGATCGTGCGGCGCTGACAATCTCGTACCCTTATTCTCGGTCTCACCATTGTGAACCGCGCCGACGGTTCGAATTCGGATCGTGCCGGTTATCGTGATGTCGGTGTGCTGCTGTCGTCGTAGCATTATCCGGCATCGGGGGCTCCAGTGTTTTCGTGGAGCAAACCATGACCGATATCTCTTCCGGCGCGCGGATCAAAAAATCTTCGGACGGCAGTCCCACCCGGCGCGATTTCCTCTATATCGCGACCGCGGCCGTCGGCACCGTTGGAGTTGCCGCGGCGATCGTACCCATGATCTCGCAGTTAGAGCCGGATAAGGCGACGCTCGCAGCAGGCGGTCCGGTCGAACTCGATCTTTCCCAAGTCCAGCCGGGGCAGCAGGTGATCGTCCGCTGGCGCGATCATCCGATCCTGGTCATCAACCGTTCCGATGCGGCGCTGAAGACCCTTCAGGATCCGAAGCTGCTGGCCCGGCTTTCCGATCCTCAGTCCAGCGAGTTTCAGCAGCCGAAATACGCGCGCAACTGGCACCGCTCAGCCAAGCCGGAATACGGAGTGTTCGTCGGGATCTGCACTCACCTCGGCTGCATCCCGCTTTACTACCCGGACCCGAATGCCATCCATCCGGCGGCGGACTGGCTCGGCGGCTACTTCTGCCCGTGTCATGGATCGAAATACGATCTTGCGGGGCGGGTCTTCAGCGGCGTGCCTGCACCGTACAACCTGCCGGTGCCGCCGTATCGCTTCGTTAGCCACAGCACGATCCGGATTGGAGAAAACCCGTCAAACTCGAATTTCAATTTTTCGGATATTCGGCAGATCTAGATACGATCCCGAAAAGTGGAAACCGGTTTGGATAAGATCATGCTCAATCGAAACAGGGTTAGAGTCTATATCAATGTAAGTTGAATCAGACTCTGACAGGATGGCGGAAGTCGTTCAGGTTCGATCCACGCGCACCACGCGCCCCTTTTCGATCGCCAATGCCAGCCGACCATGCTTTAGCGCGAGCGCGGCCTCGCCGAACAGTTCGCGCCGCCAGCCGTGCAACGCACCGACGTCGGCCGCGTCATCCGCGGCGATCTGTTCGAGGTCGTCCACGGTCGCGATCACCTTGCTGGCAACGGCATGGCGCTCGGAGGTCATGCGCAGGAGAACCTTGAGAAGCTCCACGGTGGCGGCGCCGTTGGAATTGTTGCGCGGCTTCTCGATCCTGGGCAACTCGCGCGGGTCGCGGGCGAGGCCGCGCTGGACCGCAGCGACGATGTCGGCGCCCCACTGCGATTTTTCAAAACCTTTTGGCAGCGAGCGCAGCGTCGCCAGCCGCTCCTGGCTGGCGGGTGCATGGATCGCGATATCGCCGACGGCGTCGTCTTTCAGTACGCGCGATCGCGGAATATTCCGGCTCTGGGCTTCCTGTTCGCGCCAGGCCGCTACTTCCATCAGGACAGCGAGATCCTTCGGCTTGCGAACCCGGGTCTTCAACCGCTCCCAGGCGCGCTCGGGGTGGAAGTCGTAGGTTTTCGGCGAGGTCAAAACCTCCATCTCCTCGCTGACCCAATCGCCGCGGCCGCGTTTCTTGAGGTCGGGATCGAGGGCGGCAAACACGTCACGGAGATGGGTGACGTCCGCCACCGCGTATTCGAGTTGGTCCCTGGTCAGCGGCCGGCGCGACCAGTCGGTGAAACGATGGGTCTTGTCCGGACGGTGTCCGTTGACGCGCTCGACCAGCGCGTCATAGGCGATGGAATCGCCATACCCCAGGACCATGGCGGCCACTTGCGTATCGAAGATCGGATGCGGAATGATGCCAGCCTGGTGCCAGACAATTTCAATGTCCTGGCGGGCGGCATGAAAGACCTTCAGGACGCGCTCGTTCGACATCAGGTCGAAAAAGGGCTTCAGGTCGATTCCCTCGGCGAGAGCATCGACCACCACGGCCTCGTCGGGGCTCGCCATCTGGACCACGCAGAGCAGGGGGTAGTAGGTGGTCTCGCGGAGGAACTCCGTGTCGACGGTGATGACGGGGTAGTTGGCGAGGCGGGCGCAGACGGAAGCCAGCTCCGCGGTAGTCGTGATCAGGTCCATGTGCGCTCCATAGCCCGTCTTTTTACCCTTGTCGCCCCGCATTCGCCACGCAGCACCCTTGTTTTTCTCGCGCTTTTCCGGTCAAAAACGGCATCCCGGACCCGCCATTGCAAGTTCCCTCATTCGGTTGCCGCACTCTCCCGGCTCGGGTAAACCCTGACGCTCTCCACCCGGCTCGGTCCACCTCTGATTCCGCCTTTGACGCATTCTCCAGGGATTTCCATGCATCGCTATCGGTCCCATACCTGCGGCGCGCTCCGCGACAGCCACATCGATCAGACGGTCCGCCTGTCCGGCTGGTGCCATCGTATTCGCGATCACGGCGGGGTGTTGTTCATCGACCTGCGCGACCACTATGGGCTGACCCAGTGCGTGGCCGATCCAGACTCGCCGGCCTTTGCGCAGGCCGAGAAGCTGCGATCGGAATGGGTCGTCAGGATTGACGGCAAGGCCCGGCGTCGGCCAGCGGGCACCGAGAATCCGGAACTGCCCACCGGCCAGATCGAAATCTACATCAATGAGATCGAGGTGCTGGGTCCGGCCGGCGAATTGCCGCTGCCGGTGTTCGGCGAGCAGGAATATCCAGAGGACATAAGGCTTAAGTACCGTTTCCTCGACCTTCGTCGCGAGAAGCTGCACCAGAACATCATGACCCGCGGCGCCATCGTCGATTCGATGCGCAAACGCATGAAAGAGCAGGGGTTCTTCGAATTTCAGACGCCAATCCTGACGGCTTCCTCGCCCGAAGGCGCGCGCGACTTCCTGGTGCCGTCGCGCATCCACCCCGGCAAGTTCTACGCGCTGCCGCAGGCGCCGCAGCAATACAAACAGTTGCTGATGATGTCCGGCTTCGACCGCTATTTCCAGATCGCGCCGTGTTTCCGCGACGAAGACCCGCGCGCCGACCGCCTGCCGGGCGAGTTCTACCAGCTCGATCTTGAAATGAGCTTTGTCGAGCAGGATGATGTTTTTGCTGCAGTTGAGCCGGTCATCACCGGGGTGTTCGAGGAGTTCGCCAAGGGCAAGCCGGTGACAAAGAACTGGCCGCGCATTTCTCATTCCGCGTCCGTTCGGGCCTTTGGGACAGACAAGCCTGACCTGCGCAATCCGCTAATGATACACGACGTAACGAACGTGTTCCGCGATTCCGGATTTGGCTTGTTTGCGCGAGGAATCGCGCGCGATTCCAACGTAAGAATTTGGGCAATCCCGGCGCCGAAGGGTGGGAGCCGAGCGTTTTGTGATCGTATGGATGGTTGGGCAAAGGGTGAAGGTCAGCCCGGTCTCGGATACATTTTTTGGCGGGACGGAGATAATGCTGGCGCCGGACCCATTGCAAAAAACATTGGGCCTGAACTTGCGGCTCAACTGAAGCGAGAGCTGAACGGTCGGCTCGGGCAACTCGTTCGCGTACCCGTTCCAATGGAAGAACAGAACAGTCTTGAAAATTTGCTTGCGGAAACTTTTCCAATCGAGGTCGCGAATAGCTATCGCAATCTAAGACCAAGTGGCCTTGTCGATGGTGATGCTGTGTTCTTCGTGATGGGCGTTCCAAAGGACATATATAAGTTCGCAGGCACTGCGCGCACTAAAGTTGGTGAAGAACTCGCCTTGATCGACAAGGAACAGTTCGCAATGGCCTGGATCGTCGATTTCCCGATGTATGAATATGACGAAGAGGCCAAGAAGATCGATTTTGCGCACAACCCCTTCTCGATGCCGCAAGGAGGCTTAGGCGCGCTTGAGTCATTGGACCCTTTATCAATTCCGGCGTTCCAGTACGACATCACCTGCAACGGCTACGAGATCGCCTCGGGCGGCATTCGGAATCACAGGCCGGAAGCGATGGTGAAGGCGTTCGAGATCGCGGGCTATGGCGAGAACGACGTGGTCGAGCGTTTCGGCGGCATGTACCGCGCGTTTCAATACGGCGCGCCGCCGCATGGCGGCATGGCCGCCGGAGTCGATCGCATCGTCATGCTGCTCTGTGGCACCACCAACCTCCGCGAAATATCACTGTTTCCGATGAACCAGCGGGCCGAAGACCTCCTGATGGGCGCGCCGTCCGACGTCACGCCGAAGCAGTTGCGCGAACTTCATATCCGGCTCAATCTGCCGCAGGACTAGAAAGGGATGAGTTAAAGCCCAATTGGCGTCATTGCGAGCGAAGCGAAGCAATCCAGTTTGTCTCGTGGCGGTGGATTGCTTCGCTTCGCTCGCAATGACGGTTCAACTGATTTCATCCCGCTTTAGCGGTCTCTTTAGCGGTCTTATGAAATCTCCGGGGAGC from Nitrobacter sp. NHB1 carries:
- the aspS gene encoding aspartate--tRNA ligase, whose translation is MHRYRSHTCGALRDSHIDQTVRLSGWCHRIRDHGGVLFIDLRDHYGLTQCVADPDSPAFAQAEKLRSEWVVRIDGKARRRPAGTENPELPTGQIEIYINEIEVLGPAGELPLPVFGEQEYPEDIRLKYRFLDLRREKLHQNIMTRGAIVDSMRKRMKEQGFFEFQTPILTASSPEGARDFLVPSRIHPGKFYALPQAPQQYKQLLMMSGFDRYFQIAPCFRDEDPRADRLPGEFYQLDLEMSFVEQDDVFAAVEPVITGVFEEFAKGKPVTKNWPRISHSASVRAFGTDKPDLRNPLMIHDVTNVFRDSGFGLFARGIARDSNVRIWAIPAPKGGSRAFCDRMDGWAKGEGQPGLGYIFWRDGDNAGAGPIAKNIGPELAAQLKRELNGRLGQLVRVPVPMEEQNSLENLLAETFPIEVANSYRNLRPSGLVDGDAVFFVMGVPKDIYKFAGTARTKVGEELALIDKEQFAMAWIVDFPMYEYDEEAKKIDFAHNPFSMPQGGLGALESLDPLSIPAFQYDITCNGYEIASGGIRNHRPEAMVKAFEIAGYGENDVVERFGGMYRAFQYGAPPHGGMAAGVDRIVMLLCGTTNLREISLFPMNQRAEDLLMGAPSDVTPKQLRELHIRLNLPQD
- the rnd gene encoding ribonuclease D, whose translation is MDLITTTAELASVCARLANYPVITVDTEFLRETTYYPLLCVVQMASPDEAVVVDALAEGIDLKPFFDLMSNERVLKVFHAARQDIEIVWHQAGIIPHPIFDTQVAAMVLGYGDSIAYDALVERVNGHRPDKTHRFTDWSRRPLTRDQLEYAVADVTHLRDVFAALDPDLKKRGRGDWVSEEMEVLTSPKTYDFHPERAWERLKTRVRKPKDLAVLMEVAAWREQEAQSRNIPRSRVLKDDAVGDIAIHAPASQERLATLRSLPKGFEKSQWGADIVAAVQRGLARDPRELPRIEKPRNNSNGAATVELLKVLLRMTSERHAVASKVIATVDDLEQIAADDAADVGALHGWRRELFGEAALALKHGRLALAIEKGRVVRVDRT
- the petA gene encoding ubiquinol-cytochrome c reductase iron-sulfur subunit, which translates into the protein MTDISSGARIKKSSDGSPTRRDFLYIATAAVGTVGVAAAIVPMISQLEPDKATLAAGGPVELDLSQVQPGQQVIVRWRDHPILVINRSDAALKTLQDPKLLARLSDPQSSEFQQPKYARNWHRSAKPEYGVFVGICTHLGCIPLYYPDPNAIHPAADWLGGYFCPCHGSKYDLAGRVFSGVPAPYNLPVPPYRFVSHSTIRIGENPSNSNFNFSDIRQI
- the ppx gene encoding exopolyphosphatase, which produces MQKYPRPRKPASSVAVIDIGSNSVRLVVYETLERSLVSIFNEKALCGLGREVQSTGLLAPDAVNKALISLRRFHALCRVMKVGRVYAIATAACRDATNGADFIAKAERICRVPVDVLSGSEEAHLAALGVVSSVHKPNGIVGDLGGGSLELTDVRGHRVRRGVTLPLGSLALQDASKKSLKHAERIVKTELSGAVPLKAGEGRTFYAVGGTWRALARIHIIQSGYPLRVMHGYSIPAADALDFARRLRRLAASDTLADIDAVAEARQPLLTYAALVLEYIIRIAKPKTIVFSTYGVREGLLYSMLPAAERSRDGLICAAQTLNGLLSRSARHAEELIGWTDRLIRIGKLPEAEDDRRLRHAACLLSDIGWRIHPDYRGEQTLNLIMNGNFGDIDHQGRTFVALSVYYRYAGLNEVNEPSLVVRELVTPAMNERARILGAAFRVAHLISAARPGVLPATHFRSSGRKLKLVFEHRLVDLVADRVGGRFKQLARFIGRSGSIVRR